The Calothrix sp. PCC 7507 DNA segment AGTCTGCGACACCATCTTTAACTCCAGAAATCGGGCAAACAGCAACAAATTAATTCCAATTGCCAATGAATATTCAATATTGACTCATGATTAATTCAAAGTTGAATATGAATGCTCAACTGCCATTAGTTGATGCAGAACCTTTTGTAGATTTACGCAAATATGATCAGTCTTGGTTTGAGCGGGGGCGTCCGAGTTGGTATATTTTATTATGGTGGTTTGTACAAGCGATCGCTTTTCCCCTCACTCCTCAACCATTAAATCACCTCCGTTGCGCCTTGCTGCGGCTATTTGGCGCTCATATTGGCAAAGGGGTATTCATTCGACCCACAGCCCGCTTTACCTACCCCTGGAAAGTCACAATTGGCGATTACAGCTGGATTGGAGATGACGTAGTTTTATACAGTCTAGACGAGATTCATATCGGGCAACACTGCGTAATTTCCCATAAAAGTTACCTGTGTACTGGTAGTCATGATATCCACGACCCTGCTTTTGGTTTGAAAACTGCAAGTATCACTATTGGCAATGGAGTATGGGTAGCAGCAGATTGTTTTATCGGGCCAGGAGTACAAATCGGTGCTAATGCTGTAATTGGCGCTCGTAGTAGCG contains these protein-coding regions:
- the hpsU gene encoding hormogonium polysaccharide biosynthesis acetyltransferase HpsU; amino-acid sequence: MINSKLNMNAQLPLVDAEPFVDLRKYDQSWFERGRPSWYILLWWFVQAIAFPLTPQPLNHLRCALLRLFGAHIGKGVFIRPTARFTYPWKVTIGDYSWIGDDVVLYSLDEIHIGQHCVISHKSYLCTGSHDIHDPAFGLKTASITIGNGVWVAADCFIGPGVQIGANAVIGARSSVFTHMPPAQVCLGSPCSPRYPR